A single window of Streptomyces sp. NBC_00464 DNA harbors:
- a CDS encoding glycoside hydrolase family 19 protein, with product MIKRIMGLLAALVAVVATVVILPATTASAAECAAAWNSSSVYTGGGAASYNGHNWTAKWWTQNETPGSSDVWADQGSCGGGGTDPGDPGSSDGFVVSEAQFNQMFPGRNSFYTYSGLTAALSAYPGFANTGSDTVKKQEAAAFLANVSHETGGLVYVVEQNTANYPHYCDTSQSYGCPAGTAAYYGRGPIQLSWNFNYKAAGDALGIDLLGNPYLVEQNASVAWKTGLWYWNTQNGPGTMTAHNAMVNGAGFGETIRSINGSLECNGGNPAQVQSRIDKYQAFVQILGTTAGSNLSC from the coding sequence ATGATCAAACGCATCATGGGCCTGCTCGCCGCGCTGGTCGCGGTCGTCGCGACGGTCGTCATCCTCCCCGCCACCACCGCCTCGGCGGCCGAGTGCGCGGCTGCCTGGAACTCCTCCTCCGTCTATACGGGCGGCGGCGCCGCCTCGTACAACGGGCACAACTGGACCGCCAAATGGTGGACCCAGAACGAGACCCCCGGCAGCTCCGACGTCTGGGCCGACCAGGGCAGTTGTGGAGGCGGCGGTACGGATCCGGGTGACCCGGGCTCCTCCGACGGCTTCGTCGTCAGCGAGGCGCAGTTCAACCAGATGTTCCCGGGCCGCAATTCCTTCTACACGTACAGCGGTCTGACCGCCGCCCTGAGCGCCTACCCGGGCTTCGCCAACACCGGCAGCGACACGGTGAAGAAGCAGGAGGCCGCGGCCTTCCTCGCCAACGTCAGTCATGAGACGGGCGGCCTGGTGTACGTGGTCGAGCAGAACACGGCCAACTACCCCCACTACTGCGACACCAGCCAGTCCTACGGCTGTCCGGCGGGCACGGCCGCGTACTACGGCCGTGGGCCGATCCAGCTCAGCTGGAACTTCAACTACAAGGCGGCCGGTGACGCGCTCGGCATCGACCTGCTGGGCAACCCCTACCTGGTCGAGCAGAACGCGTCCGTGGCCTGGAAGACCGGCCTCTGGTACTGGAACACCCAGAACGGCCCCGGCACCATGACGGCCCACAACGCCATGGTGAACGGCGCCGGCTTCGGCGAGACGATCCGCTCCATCAACGGCTCCCTGGAGTGCAACGGCGGCAACCCCGCCCAGGTCCAGAGCCGCATCGACAAGTACCAGGCCTTCGTGCAGATTCTCGGCACCACGGCCGGCTCGAACCTCAGCTGCTGA